The Nocardioides salarius genome includes a region encoding these proteins:
- a CDS encoding complex I subunit 4 family protein has translation MLSVLVLLPLLAAAALLVPAVPDRWARWAFVGVTTLEVVLAAVLWARFEDPGPGALAFEQQVQWIPGLGASYHVGLDGLSLALVLMTTVVFAACAVYALGDEQRPRLQAALFLALETTCLGVFAAADLIVFFLFFDLSIVGMYFSIHGWGHGDRARSALQFFLYTFLGSLALLLGFIGLYVASEPRTFDMVALSADPPLQGSGATGVLVLGAVLLGLAVKTPTVPFHTWLPPAHTDAPAIGSAVLAGVMLKLGTYGFVRIAMPMLPEAWRAWAPVLVAVGVVSVLWGALVALAQSDLKRMVAYTSVNHMGYVVLAVGAAGMLGDGPADDGARATAVTGAATQMVSHGLLTSALFLLAGVLWTRRESYDLAAYGGLAADAPRFAALLVLAALGSLGLPGLSGFVAELQVFAGAVAVVPWSAVALLGILLMTAVLLRAVQQLLTGPVSGLAEGFADLRAREWAPIAVLLVLAVAIGLAPRPLLDLLEPAAAAAAALVSR, from the coding sequence GTGCTCTCCGTCCTGGTGCTCCTCCCCCTGCTCGCCGCGGCCGCGCTGCTGGTCCCGGCCGTCCCCGACCGGTGGGCCCGGTGGGCCTTCGTGGGCGTGACGACCCTCGAGGTGGTGCTGGCCGCGGTGCTGTGGGCCCGGTTCGAGGACCCGGGCCCGGGCGCCCTGGCCTTCGAGCAGCAGGTGCAGTGGATCCCCGGCCTGGGGGCGAGCTACCACGTCGGGCTCGACGGGCTCTCGCTGGCACTGGTCCTGATGACCACCGTCGTGTTCGCCGCGTGCGCGGTCTACGCGCTCGGCGACGAGCAGCGCCCCCGCCTGCAGGCCGCCCTGTTCCTGGCCCTCGAGACCACCTGCCTGGGGGTCTTCGCCGCCGCCGACCTGATCGTCTTCTTCCTCTTCTTCGACCTGTCCATCGTGGGCATGTACTTCTCCATCCACGGCTGGGGCCACGGCGACCGGGCGCGCTCGGCGCTGCAGTTCTTCCTCTACACCTTCCTGGGCTCCCTGGCGCTGCTGCTCGGCTTCATCGGCCTCTACGTCGCCTCCGAGCCACGCACCTTCGACATGGTTGCGCTGTCGGCCGACCCGCCGCTGCAGGGCAGCGGCGCCACCGGGGTGCTGGTGCTCGGCGCGGTGCTGCTCGGGCTGGCCGTCAAGACCCCGACCGTGCCGTTCCACACCTGGCTGCCGCCCGCGCACACCGACGCGCCGGCGATCGGGTCGGCCGTGCTGGCCGGCGTGATGCTCAAGCTCGGCACCTACGGGTTCGTGCGGATCGCGATGCCGATGCTGCCCGAGGCCTGGCGCGCCTGGGCACCGGTGCTCGTGGCCGTCGGCGTCGTCTCGGTGCTGTGGGGCGCGCTGGTGGCGCTGGCGCAGAGCGACCTGAAGCGGATGGTCGCCTACACCTCGGTCAACCACATGGGCTACGTCGTGCTGGCCGTCGGGGCGGCCGGGATGCTGGGAGACGGCCCGGCCGACGACGGGGCCCGGGCCACCGCGGTCACCGGCGCGGCGACCCAGATGGTCAGCCACGGCCTGCTGACCAGCGCGCTGTTCCTGCTGGCCGGGGTGCTCTGGACCCGCCGCGAGAGCTACGACCTGGCGGCGTACGGCGGGCTCGCCGCGGACGCCCCCCGCTTCGCCGCCCTCCTGGTGCTGGCGGCCCTGGGCTCGCTGGGCCTGCCGGGGCTCTCCGGCTTCGTCGCCGAGCTGCAGGTCTTCGCCGGCGCCGTCGCGGTGGTGCCCTGGAGCGCGGTGGCCCTGCTGGGCATCCTGCTGATGACGGCGGTGCTGCTGCGTGCGGTCCAGCAGCTGCTCACCGGTCCCGTGAGCGGGCTCGCCGAGGGCTTCGCCGACCTCCGGGCCCGCGAGTGGGCGCCGATCGCCGTGCTGCTCGTCCTGGCGGTGGCGATCGGCCTGGCTCCGCGTCCGCTGCTCGACCTCCTCGAGCCCGCGGCCGCCGCGGCGGCCGCCCTGGTGTCCCGGTGA
- a CDS encoding proton-conducting transporter transmembrane domain-containing protein, which translates to MSAPDLLLVLVVAVPAAVGAVLVLAGPSRWSAAAGGATLAAAATASVPAVVAGAEVSVPFVAGSRWGLTTSGPAEVLLPTVLVVATLVLVVAGGVPETREPRFTGLMLLFTAAAALTVLATSLPGLLVGWELMGAASYALIGYRYADPGRVASGATAFLTTRAADLGLYLATAAALAGGTDLSLDALAGIEGGWRDVAAGGVLVAALGKAAQLPFSFWLARAMDGPSPVSALLHSAAMVALGGYLLVRLSPLLEATGWAAPTAAWLGAATAVVLGAVALTQTDLKLLLAASTSAQLGFVVLAAGVGATAAGTAHLVAHAAVKALLFLAAGAWLEALGSKRLDVLTGAARRWPALGVLAVAALLALAGLPPLSLWGTKDAVLAAAHAESAALYAAALVATALAAGYAVLALVHLARPVPARPAEQTGRVPRRIPVALAPLALGAVLLGVLALPAVLERLPGRVPADPTWPELVGSSVLVLAVAGATAWLVGRGREAPAPLRPLRAWLHDWLRLETAVHLTVVRPTVRLAEAAARVDDRVLARAVTGAAGATARLAGVSARADDRVLARAVTGVGTAGLASAHGSDRADAGTHRAVHGVAGALVRGGRAVRRSSASGQLHHYYLQQVALLLLVLVVVSLVVLVGSLR; encoded by the coding sequence GTGAGCGCCCCCGACCTGCTGCTCGTCCTCGTCGTCGCGGTGCCCGCGGCCGTCGGGGCCGTGCTGGTGCTGGCCGGCCCGTCCCGGTGGTCGGCGGCCGCCGGAGGGGCCACCCTCGCCGCCGCGGCGACGGCATCGGTGCCCGCGGTCGTCGCCGGCGCGGAGGTGTCGGTGCCGTTCGTCGCCGGATCCCGGTGGGGGCTGACCACGAGTGGTCCGGCCGAGGTGCTGCTGCCCACCGTCCTGGTCGTCGCCACGCTGGTGCTGGTCGTGGCCGGGGGCGTGCCCGAGACCCGGGAGCCGCGCTTCACCGGGCTGATGCTGCTCTTCACCGCGGCGGCGGCGCTGACCGTCCTGGCCACCAGCCTGCCGGGGCTGCTGGTGGGCTGGGAGCTGATGGGCGCGGCGTCGTACGCACTGATCGGCTACCGCTACGCCGACCCCGGCCGGGTGGCCTCGGGGGCCACCGCCTTCCTCACCACCCGCGCCGCCGACCTGGGTCTCTACCTGGCGACGGCGGCCGCCCTGGCCGGCGGCACCGACCTCTCGCTCGACGCGCTGGCCGGCATCGAGGGCGGCTGGCGCGACGTCGCCGCAGGCGGGGTGCTGGTGGCTGCGCTCGGCAAGGCGGCCCAGCTGCCGTTCTCCTTCTGGCTGGCCCGCGCCATGGACGGGCCGAGCCCCGTCTCGGCGCTGCTGCACTCCGCAGCCATGGTGGCCCTCGGCGGCTACCTGCTGGTGCGGCTGTCGCCGCTGCTCGAGGCCACCGGCTGGGCCGCGCCGACCGCCGCCTGGCTCGGCGCCGCCACCGCCGTGGTCCTCGGGGCGGTGGCCCTCACCCAGACCGACCTCAAGCTCCTGCTGGCGGCCTCCACCAGCGCCCAGCTCGGCTTCGTCGTGCTCGCCGCGGGCGTCGGTGCGACCGCGGCCGGCACCGCCCACCTGGTCGCCCACGCCGCGGTCAAGGCGCTGCTGTTCCTGGCGGCCGGTGCCTGGCTCGAGGCGCTGGGCAGCAAGCGGCTCGACGTGCTCACCGGCGCTGCCCGACGCTGGCCGGCCCTCGGTGTCCTGGCCGTGGCCGCCCTGCTCGCGCTCGCCGGGCTGCCGCCCCTGTCGCTGTGGGGCACCAAGGACGCCGTGCTGGCCGCCGCCCACGCCGAGTCGGCTGCTCTGTACGCCGCCGCCCTGGTGGCCACCGCGCTCGCGGCGGGCTACGCGGTGCTCGCGCTGGTGCACCTCGCGCGTCCTGTCCCTGCCCGACCGGCCGAGCAGACGGGGCGGGTGCCGCGCCGGATCCCGGTGGCGCTGGCCCCGCTCGCACTCGGGGCGGTGCTCCTCGGGGTGCTGGCCCTGCCGGCGGTGCTCGAGCGGCTCCCCGGCCGGGTGCCCGCCGACCCGACGTGGCCCGAGCTGGTCGGTTCGTCGGTGCTCGTGCTCGCCGTGGCCGGCGCCACCGCGTGGCTGGTCGGACGGGGCCGTGAGGCACCCGCGCCGCTGCGGCCGCTGCGCGCGTGGCTGCACGACTGGCTGCGCCTGGAGACCGCGGTGCACCTGACGGTGGTGCGACCGACCGTGCGCCTCGCCGAGGCGGCCGCCCGGGTCGACGACCGGGTGCTCGCCCGTGCCGTGACCGGTGCCGCGGGGGCGACGGCGCGTCTCGCGGGGGTCTCCGCCCGCGCCGACGACCGGGTGCTGGCCCGCGCCGTGACCGGCGTCGGGACAGCGGGGCTGGCCTCCGCCCACGGCTCCGACCGCGCCGACGCCGGCACCCACCGGGCGGTCCACGGCGTGGCCGGCGCGCTGGTCCGGGGCGGGCGCGCGGTGCGCCGCAGCTCGGCGAGCGGCCAGCTGCACCACTACTACCTGCAGCAGGTCGCCCTGCTGCTGCTCGTGCTCGTCGTCGTGTCCCTGGTCGTCCTCGTCGGAAGTCTGAGGTAG
- a CDS encoding NADH-quinone oxidoreductase subunit NuoK, whose protein sequence is MTLETVLLVASALLAVGLYGALSQQVVVMVMMGLELMIAGVLLALGGFWWFLSPDPSGQVLLLVVLAAMTVEMATGFAVATLLHRRAGSDMTDMATELHE, encoded by the coding sequence ATGACCCTCGAGACCGTCCTGCTCGTGGCCTCGGCCCTGCTGGCCGTGGGCCTCTACGGCGCCCTCTCGCAGCAGGTCGTGGTGATGGTGATGATGGGCCTGGAGCTGATGATCGCCGGCGTGCTCCTCGCGCTCGGCGGCTTCTGGTGGTTCCTCTCCCCCGACCCCTCCGGCCAGGTCCTGCTGCTGGTGGTGCTGGCGGCGATGACCGTCGAGATGGCCACCGGCTTCGCTGTCGCCACCCTGCTGCACCGGCGTGCCGGCTCCGACATGACCGACATGGCCACGGAGCTGCACGAGTGA
- a CDS encoding NADH-quinone oxidoreductase subunit J has protein sequence MGLVDVAFWACALVAVAMGVLVFVVDSMARATYALAASFVATGGALLLMQQSYLGVVVVLMMVMEMAVMAVYMVMFMGMNPALMPMSMVHSHRAAIGVAVATFVALGSGAVLVPWPERRGSPSPDVTEALGTAIMESHMLVMMVVGPVMVATIVVGVLLSSSRTRYDRMGDDLDQPALDPPALDRREERR, from the coding sequence ATGGGTCTGGTCGATGTCGCCTTCTGGGCCTGCGCGCTGGTGGCGGTGGCGATGGGCGTGCTGGTCTTCGTGGTCGACTCGATGGCGCGGGCGACGTACGCCTTGGCGGCCTCGTTCGTGGCCACCGGGGGCGCGCTGCTGCTGATGCAGCAGTCCTACCTCGGGGTGGTCGTGGTGCTGATGATGGTGATGGAGATGGCCGTGATGGCCGTCTACATGGTCATGTTCATGGGGATGAACCCAGCGCTGATGCCGATGAGCATGGTGCACTCGCACCGCGCCGCCATCGGGGTCGCGGTCGCGACCTTCGTGGCCCTGGGCAGCGGCGCGGTCCTGGTGCCCTGGCCCGAGCGCCGGGGCTCGCCCTCGCCCGACGTCACCGAGGCGCTGGGCACCGCCATCATGGAGAGCCACATGCTGGTGATGATGGTCGTCGGCCCGGTCATGGTCGCCACGATCGTCGTGGGCGTGCTGCTGTCGTCCTCGCGCACCCGCTACGACCGGATGGGCGACGACCTCGACCAGCCCGCCCTCGACCCGCCCGCCCTCGACCGCCGCGAGGAGCGCCGATGA
- a CDS encoding NADH-quinone oxidoreductase subunit H, producing the protein MTEALAATTGAAGVLLLTFVLAWTASASYAVATGRSGGDAVLHAPRETARLLRQRRRDTISADRLLWRLAGWSLLPVAVLLVALVPLEDAALLPGSLGVVWANTLDILVWAFVWLVGWGANSVVGLVGGYRFLALALAYELPLMFALVAPALAAGSLDLAVVAGAQGSLWYAAWMPVAFVAYLLGVLGFSVLGPLVAPAGRESAEGVLAELSGPDALVVRAARYALLGAGAAVAVPLFLGGASGPWLPGAVWVLLKALLLTAALAWVAGRLPALRVHRLMEPLWTVLLPLVVLQDLVVGIVVVAGR; encoded by the coding sequence GTGACTGAGGCGCTCGCGGCCACCACCGGCGCCGCCGGGGTCCTGCTGCTGACCTTCGTGCTCGCCTGGACGGCCAGCGCGTCGTACGCCGTCGCGACCGGTCGCAGCGGCGGCGACGCCGTGCTGCACGCCCCCCGCGAGACGGCCCGGCTGCTGCGCCAGCGCCGGCGCGACACGATCTCGGCCGACCGGCTGCTCTGGCGCCTCGCCGGCTGGTCGCTGCTGCCCGTGGCCGTGCTGCTGGTCGCACTTGTGCCGCTCGAGGACGCAGCGCTGCTGCCCGGCTCGCTCGGCGTGGTGTGGGCCAACACCCTCGACATCCTCGTGTGGGCCTTCGTCTGGCTGGTGGGCTGGGGCGCCAACTCCGTGGTCGGCCTCGTCGGCGGCTACCGCTTCCTGGCGCTCGCCCTCGCCTACGAGCTGCCGCTGATGTTCGCGCTGGTCGCGCCGGCCCTGGCCGCCGGCAGCCTCGACCTCGCCGTCGTCGCCGGCGCCCAGGGCTCGCTCTGGTACGCCGCGTGGATGCCGGTCGCCTTCGTCGCCTACCTGCTGGGGGTGCTCGGCTTCTCGGTGCTCGGGCCGCTCGTCGCACCGGCCGGACGCGAGAGCGCCGAGGGGGTGCTGGCCGAGCTGTCGGGGCCGGACGCGCTGGTGGTGCGCGCGGCGCGCTACGCCCTGCTCGGTGCGGGTGCCGCCGTGGCGGTGCCGCTCTTCCTGGGTGGCGCGTCGGGACCGTGGCTGCCCGGGGCGGTCTGGGTGCTCCTCAAGGCGCTGCTGCTCACCGCGGCGCTGGCCTGGGTGGCCGGCCGGCTGCCCGCCCTGCGGGTGCACCGGCTGATGGAGCCGCTGTGGACGGTGCTGCTGCCGCTGGTGGTGCTGCAGGACCTCGTCGTCGGCATCGTCGTCGTGGCGGGCCGGTGA
- a CDS encoding NADH-quinone oxidoreductase subunit A: MLELVTTLALVAGVLLTLLVWHRVLTVDSTPLLVLPHTSGRVPLQHALSRYHPRWYAASVVFLAFDVEMLFMYPWAVVVEDLGPGAVIEMFAFLAILLSAVAWARREGAFRWA; this comes from the coding sequence GTGCTCGAGCTCGTCACCACGCTGGCACTGGTGGCCGGGGTGCTGCTCACCCTCCTCGTGTGGCACCGGGTCCTCACGGTGGACTCCACGCCGCTGCTGGTGCTGCCGCACACCTCAGGTCGGGTGCCGCTGCAGCACGCGCTGTCGCGCTACCACCCGCGCTGGTACGCGGCCAGCGTCGTCTTCCTGGCCTTCGACGTCGAGATGCTCTTCATGTACCCCTGGGCGGTCGTCGTCGAGGACCTCGGCCCCGGCGCCGTCATCGAGATGTTCGCCTTCCTGGCGATCCTGCTGAGTGCCGTTGCCTGGGCACGCCGCGAGGGGGCCTTCCGTTGGGCCTGA
- a CDS encoding ArsR/SmtB family transcription factor, which yields MSVHTHPVDRAAVARARDRLPSAEVASDVTSVLTLIADPTRMRLLFALDAAEELCVGDLALALEVSEDAASYGLRMLRTAGLVRRRREGRMGFYRLADGFPEPLRQHCLLRLGEMGTHSEEDLT from the coding sequence ATGAGCGTCCACACCCATCCGGTTGACCGGGCCGCGGTCGCACGGGCCCGTGACCGGCTCCCGTCCGCCGAGGTCGCCTCCGACGTGACCAGCGTGCTCACGCTGATCGCCGACCCGACCCGCATGCGCCTGCTGTTCGCGCTCGACGCCGCCGAGGAGCTGTGCGTGGGCGACCTGGCGCTCGCCCTGGAGGTCAGCGAGGACGCTGCCAGCTATGGCCTGCGGATGCTGCGCACCGCTGGCCTGGTGCGCCGGCGCCGCGAGGGAAGGATGGGGTTCTACCGACTGGCTGACGGGTTCCCAGAGCCGTTGCGCCAGCACTGCCTGCTGCGGCTGGGAGAGATGGGCACGCACTCCGAGGAGGACCTGACGTGA
- a CDS encoding multicopper oxidase family protein, protein MSAGGSGPQERGVTRRGALRIGGVGLLAAGAGAAGWWRFGPESALEPRTGAALVEPAVVSSESGLLDVRLVAGRGERLVAGRRADVLGYNDGLPGPTLRVRPGDTLRIELVNRLDAPTNLHVHGLHVSPEGNGDNVFVAVQPGESFEYEHRLPDDHPPGVFWYHPHHHGNVADQVFGGLYGAIVVEDPPDAAGGAEVEVARERVLVVSDISLDESGSLKGASMQDRMMGREGDLVLANGQVMPVLEARPGERERWRVVNACVSRYLELDLGDQQLDLVARDLGPLTEPSAGEAVVLAPGNRADMVLTAVSGSTTVRLVPVDRGESGMGGMMGGDGAASDAVDLLTFEVAGTVVGGGRPLPSPVAARDLRGQEPTRRRELVLETGMGMGGMSFTFGGRAFDPDRTDQEVALEAVEDWTIRNDSSMDHPFHLHVWPMQVLDAGDGPVQDPVWRDVVNVPARGTVTVRVAFDLPGRTVYHCHVLDHEDAGMMGVVRVGG, encoded by the coding sequence GTGAGCGCCGGCGGGTCGGGTCCGCAGGAGCGGGGGGTCACGCGCCGCGGGGCGCTGCGGATCGGCGGCGTCGGCCTGCTGGCGGCGGGCGCGGGAGCCGCTGGCTGGTGGCGCTTCGGGCCGGAGTCGGCCCTCGAGCCCCGCACCGGTGCGGCACTGGTGGAGCCGGCGGTCGTGAGCAGCGAGTCGGGCCTCCTGGACGTGCGGCTCGTGGCTGGTCGTGGGGAGCGCCTGGTGGCGGGGCGACGGGCCGACGTCCTCGGCTACAACGACGGGCTGCCGGGCCCGACGCTGCGGGTGCGACCGGGCGACACCCTGCGCATCGAGCTGGTGAACCGGCTCGATGCGCCCACCAACCTCCACGTGCACGGGTTGCACGTGTCCCCGGAGGGCAACGGCGACAACGTCTTCGTGGCCGTGCAGCCGGGGGAGTCGTTCGAGTACGAGCACCGGTTGCCCGACGACCACCCGCCGGGGGTGTTCTGGTACCACCCCCACCACCACGGCAACGTGGCCGACCAGGTCTTCGGGGGCCTGTACGGCGCCATCGTGGTCGAGGATCCCCCCGACGCCGCCGGCGGTGCGGAGGTCGAGGTGGCCCGTGAGCGGGTGTTGGTCGTCTCCGACATCAGCCTCGACGAGTCCGGGTCCCTCAAGGGGGCCTCGATGCAGGACCGGATGATGGGTCGCGAGGGCGACCTGGTGCTGGCCAACGGCCAGGTGATGCCCGTCCTCGAGGCGCGTCCTGGCGAGCGGGAGCGGTGGCGGGTGGTCAACGCCTGCGTCTCGCGCTACCTGGAGCTCGACCTCGGCGACCAGCAGCTGGACCTGGTGGCACGCGACCTCGGTCCGCTGACCGAGCCCAGCGCGGGGGAGGCCGTCGTGCTGGCTCCCGGCAACCGGGCCGACATGGTGCTGACGGCGGTCTCCGGCTCCACCACGGTCCGGCTCGTGCCGGTCGACCGGGGTGAGTCGGGGATGGGCGGGATGATGGGCGGCGACGGAGCCGCGTCAGATGCGGTCGACCTGCTGACCTTCGAGGTGGCGGGGACCGTTGTCGGGGGCGGGCGTCCCCTGCCCAGCCCCGTGGCGGCGCGCGACCTGCGCGGCCAGGAGCCCACGCGCCGCCGCGAGCTCGTCCTCGAGACCGGCATGGGGATGGGCGGGATGAGCTTCACCTTCGGAGGGCGCGCGTTCGACCCGGACCGCACCGACCAGGAGGTCGCCCTCGAGGCCGTCGAGGACTGGACGATCCGCAACGACAGCTCGATGGACCATCCGTTCCACCTGCACGTGTGGCCGATGCAGGTGCTCGACGCCGGTGACGGTCCGGTGCAGGACCCGGTGTGGCGCGACGTGGTCAACGTCCCGGCGCGTGGGACGGTGACGGTCCGGGTGGCCTTCGACCTGCCCGGCCGCACCGTCTACCACTGCCACGTCCTCGACCACGAGGACGCCGGCATGATGGGCGTCGTCCGGGTCGGGGGGTGA
- the trxA gene encoding thioredoxin, whose protein sequence is MATTDLTAATFETTISDNEIVLVDFWASWCGPCRQFAPVFEKASEENSDIVFAKVDTEAEQSLAAAANITSIPTLMAFKGGTLVFAQPGALPAPALGELIGAVRALDVEKAKAEAAAQSGS, encoded by the coding sequence ATGGCCACCACCGACCTGACCGCCGCCACGTTCGAGACCACCATCAGCGACAACGAGATCGTCCTGGTCGACTTCTGGGCCTCCTGGTGCGGCCCGTGCCGCCAGTTCGCACCGGTCTTCGAGAAGGCCTCGGAGGAGAACAGCGACATCGTCTTCGCCAAGGTCGACACCGAGGCCGAGCAGAGCCTGGCCGCCGCGGCCAACATCACCTCGATCCCGACGCTGATGGCCTTCAAGGGCGGCACCCTCGTCTTCGCCCAGCCGGGCGCCCTGCCCGCGCCGGCGCTCGGCGAGCTGATCGGGGCCGTGCGCGCCCTCGACGTCGAGAAGGCCAAGGCCGAGGCAGCCGCCCAGTCCGGCTCCTGA
- a CDS encoding cytochrome c biogenesis CcdA family protein has product MTEIGVVAAFAAGVLALLSPCSALLLPSFFAYAFADARALVARTTVFYLGLLLTLVPLGTGAGFASELFYGHRSTLIAVAGWTIITLGVLQLLGRGFAVPFSARLQSWAGSRSGSGWASTLVLGAVYGLAGFCSGPVLGAILTVAATSGSPWQGGVLLAVYALGMAAPLLVLAALWDRYDLGSRRWLRGRTLSWGRVSVHTTSAVAGVLFIVIGVLFLRYDGTAGITGVLGVDTVDLEFAAQQAIGEWAAAIPLWVVPAAVLVVAGLTALRRVRRDAGGNNDQATPVGTSNPPRG; this is encoded by the coding sequence ATGACCGAGATCGGCGTGGTCGCGGCCTTCGCCGCCGGCGTGCTGGCGCTGCTCTCGCCGTGCAGCGCGCTGCTGCTGCCGTCGTTCTTCGCCTACGCCTTCGCCGACGCCCGTGCCCTGGTGGCCCGCACGACGGTCTTCTACCTCGGCCTGCTGCTGACCCTGGTGCCACTGGGCACCGGCGCCGGCTTCGCCTCCGAGCTGTTCTACGGCCACCGCAGCACCCTGATCGCGGTCGCGGGCTGGACGATCATCACCCTCGGCGTGCTGCAGCTGCTCGGGCGCGGCTTCGCCGTGCCGTTCTCGGCGCGCCTGCAGTCGTGGGCGGGCTCGCGCAGCGGCAGCGGCTGGGCGTCGACGCTGGTGCTGGGCGCCGTGTACGGCCTGGCCGGCTTCTGCTCCGGCCCGGTGCTGGGCGCGATCCTGACGGTGGCCGCGACCTCCGGCTCGCCCTGGCAGGGCGGGGTGCTGCTGGCCGTCTACGCGCTGGGCATGGCCGCGCCCCTGCTGGTCCTGGCCGCACTGTGGGACCGCTACGACCTGGGCAGCCGGCGGTGGCTGCGCGGTCGCACGCTGTCGTGGGGCCGCGTCAGCGTGCACACCACCTCCGCGGTCGCCGGCGTGCTCTTCATCGTCATCGGGGTCCTGTTCCTGCGCTACGACGGCACCGCGGGCATCACCGGCGTGCTGGGCGTCGACACGGTCGACCTCGAGTTCGCCGCCCAGCAGGCGATCGGCGAGTGGGCGGCCGCCATCCCCCTGTGGGTCGTGCCTGCCGCGGTCCTCGTCGTGGCCGGGCTCACGGCGCTGCGCCGGGTGCGCCGCGACGCGGGCGGGAACAACGACCAGGCGACACCTGTTGGGACCAGTAACCCCCCTAGGGGATGA
- a CDS encoding DsbA family protein: MTRKRTSPVVPLAVAGIAAVALVGVLVGTGGSDDSQPDAGARAEVTDTSPQVAPDDDPLAQLPRREKGDPMALGDVDAPVVMVSYSEFQCPFCGKFARDTEPELVEQYVEDGTLRIEWRDFPYLGQESATAALAGRAAAAQGRFWEFHDAMYADQPSPNSGAIDQEYLDAIAEEIGLDVADFRRDMASPQAQQAMAADFTEGQQIGVTGTPAFIINGQPVIGAQPTATFEQVIEDAADAAADDTASR; this comes from the coding sequence GTGACCCGCAAGCGCACCTCCCCCGTCGTCCCGCTCGCCGTGGCCGGCATCGCCGCCGTCGCCCTGGTCGGCGTGCTCGTCGGCACCGGCGGCTCGGACGACTCCCAGCCCGACGCCGGCGCCCGCGCCGAGGTCACCGACACCTCGCCCCAGGTGGCGCCGGATGACGACCCGCTCGCCCAGCTGCCGCGCCGGGAGAAGGGCGACCCGATGGCCCTCGGCGACGTGGACGCCCCCGTCGTGATGGTCAGCTACTCCGAGTTCCAGTGCCCCTTCTGCGGGAAGTTCGCCCGGGACACCGAGCCGGAGCTGGTGGAGCAGTACGTGGAGGACGGCACCCTGCGCATCGAGTGGCGCGACTTCCCCTACCTGGGCCAGGAGTCGGCCACCGCCGCCCTGGCCGGACGTGCCGCTGCTGCGCAGGGCAGGTTCTGGGAGTTCCACGACGCGATGTACGCCGACCAGCCCAGCCCCAACAGCGGCGCGATCGACCAGGAGTACCTCGACGCCATCGCCGAGGAGATCGGGCTCGACGTCGCCGACTTCCGCCGCGACATGGCCAGCCCCCAGGCGCAGCAGGCGATGGCGGCGGACTTCACCGAGGGCCAGCAGATCGGGGTCACCGGCACCCCGGCGTTCATCATCAACGGCCAGCCGGTGATCGGTGCGCAGCCGACCGCGACCTTCGAGCAGGTCATCGAGGACGCCGCCGACGCCGCCGCTGACGACACCGCCTCCCGATGA
- a CDS encoding ArsR/SmtB family transcription factor, with protein sequence MDDERRSSLFDELGVVGKAFASPRRLELVDLLAQGERTVDALARAAGMGVTTVSAHLQVLKLANLVSTRREGTRVHYRLAGDDVAALYDALRTVGRHRSADVERALAAYLDVPGSGEVGLVTRDDLAAALDEGSADVIDVRPVEEFLAGHVPGARSVPLEELATAVDDLRARGPVIAYCRGAFCVMAHDAVRILAAAGIDARRLEDGMLEWRTHGHPVEVGA encoded by the coding sequence ATGGACGACGAGCGACGCAGCTCCCTCTTCGACGAGCTCGGGGTGGTCGGCAAGGCCTTCGCCAGCCCGCGCCGCCTCGAGCTGGTCGACCTGCTGGCCCAGGGCGAACGCACCGTCGACGCGCTGGCCCGCGCCGCGGGCATGGGCGTCACCACGGTCTCGGCCCACCTGCAGGTGCTCAAGCTGGCCAACCTGGTCAGCACCCGGCGCGAGGGCACGCGCGTGCACTACCGCCTCGCCGGTGACGACGTCGCGGCTCTGTACGACGCCCTGCGCACCGTGGGCCGGCACCGCTCGGCCGACGTGGAGCGCGCCCTGGCGGCCTACCTCGACGTGCCCGGCTCCGGCGAGGTCGGCCTGGTGACCCGCGACGACCTCGCGGCGGCCCTCGACGAGGGCAGCGCCGACGTCATCGACGTGCGCCCCGTCGAGGAGTTCCTCGCCGGGCACGTGCCGGGGGCCCGCAGCGTGCCGCTGGAGGAGCTGGCCACCGCGGTCGACGACCTGCGCGCCCGTGGCCCGGTCATCGCCTACTGCCGCGGCGCGTTCTGCGTGATGGCCCACGACGCGGTGCGCATCCTGGCCGCCGCCGGCATCGATGCCCGCCGCCTCGAGGACGGGATGCTCGAGTGGCGCACCCACGGGCACCCCGTCGAGGTCGGCGCATGA